Below is a window of Candidatus Sysuiplasma jiujiangense DNA.
TATTGACCGTCAATAGATCATATGTCGGGGAAACGGAAAGATGACTGAATGCTGGCAGCCGTGAGGAATGGCACCACATGGGCAAGACTTCGAAACGTTTGTCAGGTAGCGAGAAAGGCAGACTTCCCAAGCTGAAGACCTTCAGGAGGGAAGAGTGTGACCGTTCTCTTTGACAGTTCAGTCTGGATTGAATACTGGAAGGGCGGCGGATATGCCGATGCGGCAGCCCAGTATATTGAAGGACATGAAAGAGCACTTCCGTCAACAATCAATGTGGCTGAGGTTCACTATTGGATAGCAGGAACATATGGTGAAGAAGAGGCAAATGAGAGAGTCGCTTCAATTGAGAGAAGATGCCATTTGCTTCCGGTGTCAAAGGAAATTGCGATTGACAAATCCCGACTTAAACAGAAATAGGATTTCAGCTTGCCTCATTCACTCTCTTCAGAACATTCAGTGCCCTGAGCGTGACCCATCTGCTGGGCTGCCCCTCTCTCTCGATCACAAGTGGTGTATGTACTGCTTTGGTCTTACCGTATTTTGCATATACGTCAGGATGGTTCCTGTCAATATTCCATCTCCCATCCCTCCTCCTCTTGCCGGTAAGTATCTCAAGCGCGGGAAGAATACGTCTGTCGCCTGCATACCCGAAGCCAGTAACAATATCCAGACCCACCAGTATGTCATAGTAGTAGTGATTGGGGTAGTGAAACCTGAACCATGGCCCATATTTGCCCTTGCCTTCCCTGAAGAGATTCCGTTGCAGATAGAACTCCACCCCCCTGGCAATAGAGTCCTTTACTGCCTGTGTTTTCATGCTTTCAGGGAGGGAGGCAAATGCC
It encodes the following:
- a CDS encoding PIN domain-containing protein, whose amino-acid sequence is MTVLFDSSVWIEYWKGGGYADAAAQYIEGHERALPSTINVAEVHYWIAGTYGEEEANERVASIERRCHLLPVSKEIAIDKSRLKQK